The DNA segment AATTCAGCCTAGAGCCAgctgaggatgagccagcatgtgcccagatggccaggaaggccaccagtgtcctggcttggatcagcagtagtgtggccagcaggaccaggacaggGATCATGCCTCTGTAACTGGGAACTGATGATGCTACACCTCCAATATTGGGTTCAGCTCTGGGTCCACTGCTCCAAGAGGGGCTGTAGCAGGTCTGGAGAAGGGTAAGGGAGCCGGTGAAGGGTGCAGAGCACAAGCCTCGAGGACCAGCTGAAGGAACCAGgtttgttcaacctggagaaaaggaggctgagaacttctggctctctacaactgcctaaaaggaggctggaggccGGTGGAGGTTGGCCTCCTCTACCAAGGAACATGTGACAGGATTGGAGGAAACGGACTCAAGTTGCACTagaagaggtttaggctggacatgaggaacaattcttTCCCTGAAAgggctgtcaaggcctggagcagactgtccaggacagtggtggagtccccctccctggaggtgttccaaagccatggagaggtggtgctgagggccatggttttgtggtggcctggcagtgctgggttaatgtctgggcttgatgaccttaaaggtgtcttccaaccaaaacatttcCACGACTTTGAAACACACCCTCAGATGTCAGTGCTTGTAACAAAGATGGAGAGAAGACCAGTGCAGACTGCAAGGAGGGGCACACTTCCCTACCCAACACATGGCAGTACCTGGGGATGGGCTGGGACGTGGGGACAACTGGAACAAACTTGGGGCAGTTGGCCATCTGCTCCTGCACCTTCGCGCAGGACGAGACGTGAGAGCGCATTTTTGCCAGGGTcacctggaagaggagagaagaaacattcctggaggctgcagcactcccaggtgcagcactggaCCCTCCAGCACACTTCAGGAGAGCAGCTTTGGTCAGCTATGCAGGATGACTCACTCTGGTGTGGAAATGCTGCACCAGCCCATCCTTCCTCACAGGACAGAGAGCGCCTGCTGCGTGTGTCCCCAGAGGTCACACACAAGCCACCAAAGCTGTGCTACCATAGCACCAGCTCCATTTTCCTTTCCAAATGAGGAACTGCTGACAGAAGGAAACACCAAACTGCTCCAACACAGCATGAGATGGTTCCTGGGCTTCAGTCAGGGAGTTACAAGTAGATCCCCAAAGTTAAGGAAGCCAGaaagtgcagcagcagagatgcatccatgaatcacagcatcacagccagGCCTTGAATCATCCCAGACCTgactgccctgggctgggccAGGCCACGCTGCTGTTTCAGCTTCTGCACAGCCTCTGGGACCACAGCTCCTCAAGACAGCTCATGAACACTTAATCCATGGCTGAGccacctgggggtgttcagcctggagagaaggaggctgaagggagacctcctggctctttacaattccctgaaaggaggctggaaccaggcaggaggttgttttcttttcccaaggaacaagcaacagggtaagagaaaatggcctcaagttgcaccaggggaggtttagttgggcatgaggaacaatttcatcCCCTTGAGGATCATCAaggcctggaccaggctgcacagggcagggatggagtctgtgctagtttgaggcaaactggaatgtccagtctgggtgattttgtaaGAGTGGGGgcgcaggtaacacccaaaccatcacagagtccCTGTTCCTGGAGGGGTTCCAAAGCCATGCAGacgtggtgctgaaggacactgTCTAGTggagccctggcagtgctgggttaatgctcGGGCCTGATGATCCCAAAATTGCCTTGGatcaaaaaaaaatccctgattCCAATTCCTTATCCTCATcaggagccacagcagagccaactctcagcctctctgatgCTGCAGGAAAACCTCAACCTGCTTTTGAAGGTCCTACTATCTATTAATAGCTGCAGTCTGCTGACAAAGGCAGCTAGGAGAGCACCTTCATCTCCACGCAGCCCTGCCGCCcggctcacagcagcagctgtgacacACAGGGGACACAGCACACCTCACCAGTACGACTCTGGGGACCCCAAACCAAGCTGCGGACAGCAGGAGACCCCCTCCCGACGCGGTGGGATGGAGACAAGCAAGCTTCCAAGCAAACTTCACcttcttgctgcagcctctgcagggagCCTTGTAGGATGAGAGCTGTTTCTCCacgctggaagccttctccaccTTCTTGGGGTCGAAGGGCATGCGGCAGAGCGGGCAGAGAGGGGACGGCACTtggaggcagggctgcaggcactcCCCGCAAAACCTGGGGGCACAGACAGCAGCGTCCACggcccagcccaggaggagaagtGGGACCCCAAAACGCCACTCCTGGGGACTTCTGTGCACCcccggctgcagggcagccaggaaATGCAGGGATTGGCATCCCTACTGGGAGAACTGGACCGAACTGGGAGTCTGGGAGAGGGTGCAAGGAGGCCAGGCAGGTCAGTTGTCACAGCAAGCTCatcccctcagcctgcccacccAGCTCACGCCACCCACAGTGGAGGACGAGATGCTGCTAAGCCTCTGTCGTGGCCACGAGGGGGACAAAGCAATTTTGTCCCAGCTCCCCAGCATCAGCCCCTAGCCCCAGATAAGCTGGAGGTGAGCGGGAAACAGACCACTCTGGGGCAGCAAGCAAAGCCACAGCCTCCACAGGAAACAATAGCTCATGAAAGGGACACAAGGAGCCACTGAAACGCTGGGGTGACAACAGACCCCAGCTCTCCATGGCAGCACCACAGGGGGCCTAAGGGAGCAGGGCATGGCACCCACAGGGGTCTCGGCAGGATTCGCACCCCTGTGGGCAGTGTcagggtgctgggagcagagtcTGGTGGAGCTCCTGGAGGCATGACCCAGGTCTGAACGCAGAGGGTGAGGTCAGCATGGGAAGGACCCCTGAGGGCACCATGGTGTGGGCTGGGaaagggcagcacccagcttcCAAGCAGGGGAACGGGCTCAGGATTAGGGCATGGTGCCCAGTGTcggggggctgctgggcacgGGAAGAGGGTCCCAGGGCTGAGcggcaggaagggagggaggtcAAGCACCACTCAGGAggtgggctgggggtgctggtatcGAGCCCGGGAGTGCTGGCAGGAGCCTGCGGAGCtgcaaggaggagaaagaatgGGGGTCCCCAAACCCGGCTGGAAGAGCGGCCCAGACATCAGCTGCGAGGCAGGATGAGGGTCCCCGCAGCGAGCGGGGAATCCCGGCACTGGGCTTGGGACAGGGGTCCCGGTACCGAACTGGAGAGCGAGGTGTCAGTCCTCGTACAGAGCTGGGATGGAAGCCCCGGCACTGGCCTGAGGGGGAGGCCGCGGATCTCCGTAGCAGGCTGGGACAGTGTCTCCGTGCTGGGACGGGGGTCCCGGTAACGAACGGAGAAATGGGGTGGAGGTCCCAATGTGGGATGGGAGACCCTGTACGCGCTGGGATCCCACGCCAGAACGCCCGGAGGACTCCCGGTGCCAGAGATGGTATGCCCTCTGACCGCGGCTGTCCCGGCCCCGGAAGGTGGCCGTGCCGGGCCTGGGGGTCCCCACTGCCGCCCCCGGGGCCCCGGCTCACGTGTGCCCGCAGCCCGCGATGCCGACGGCGCGgtggaagacctccaggcagATAGGACAGCTGAACTGGGCCTCCAGCGCCTCGGTGGCGGGGCCGGCGGGGGGCAGCGGCGACCGAGGGGATCCAGCCGGGGCCTGTGGCCGCTGCGCCGCCGCCACCAGCAGGCTCCGGAacatggcggcggcggcggcgacaGAAGAGGAGGCGGGGCGATGACGTCACCACGGGACGCTTACGTCATCGCTGTGCGCCGGCAGGGAGGCCGAGGAGGGGACGGAAGCGGAGGGGTCCGAGCGGCGCTGCCATGTGCGAGGCGGCGGGGGCCGACGGAGGCTGCGGGGCCGATGGAGGCTGCGGGGCCGACTCGGCACCGCCACGGCGCCGACGACTTCCGGCAGGCAGGTGGGAGGCCGAGACCGGGGCCCGGGCAGGATCCTTGGGGCCGCCCTGCATGGCTAGTCCGGTGCTGTCGCCAGTAGTCCCCCGGTGCCACCGCCGGTACCATCCCTGGTACCAACCCCAGTACCACCCTCGCTACCCTGTTACTACCCTGTGGTACTCCCGCCGTGCTGTCTCCGGTACCCCTCCGTTACCCCCCTGGTACCCCACTGGTACTGTCCTCGGTAGTCGCTGGACCAGCGTCTAGTGCTGCCCCCGTACTTTCTGGTACTGTCCCCAGTATTCCCTCCGTGCTGTCCCCGATATGTTCCCTGTCTCCCCGTGTTGCTACCCTCCGTAACCGCGCCGGCCGGTACTGACACGGTAGCCCCCCGGTTCTGTCCCCGGTATCCCTAAAGAGCTGTCTCTGGTTCTGCCCCCACAGTGCCTCTCCCATACCTCCCTGGTATCTcccagtgctgtgtctagtACCCCCCCGTACTGTCCCAGGTGCCCCTAGTGCTGCCCCATGGCCCAGGATCACCACTCCTCTGCCTGGTACCACCCCCAGGGGGCACTGGGGCCCGGTGCCCCTGATGCTGTCCGGTGACCACCTATATCCCCACAGCCCCCCACAACCCTGTGTGAAGTGCAAGCAGggctctgcctccctcatcaTCCGTGTTGGGGATCCCTTCTGCCGGTAAGGGACCGAGATGGAGTGGGACGGGGTTCGGGACACAGGGTTTGGGGGCATGGGGGTAGGGCATCGGCTCTGTGGGACAGCGAGGCCTGGGGGTGTTTGGGCTGTGGGCTGTCAGGGTCTGGGGGCATCAGGATTTGCGCACACTGGGGGTCTGGGACATCAGGGCTTTGAGGAGAGCCGGGCACCGGGATGGCGCAGCTGGGGGCCAGTGGATGTCAGGAGCACCCAGGCGCGGAGAcaggaccttgagcagctggggCCTGGGGGCACAGGGCCCTGGGCCGTGCTGTGGCTCAGGGCCGCGTCCCCGCAGCGACTGCTTCCGCGAGTACTTCGTGCACAAGTTCCGCGCGATGCTGGGCAAGAACCGCATCATCTTCCCGGGAGAGCAGGTACGGGGCAGCACGCACGTGCGGGCACCTGCGCGGTGCCACCCTGGCTGATGGCCGCCCCTCGTGTCTCcacaggtgctgctggcactgtcGGGAGGGGCAGCCTCCAGTGCCATGCTCCGGCAAGTCCAGGAGGTGAGAAGGGGGATGGTGGGTGGGGGCGGGGAGCAGGGCATGGCTTACCCAGCCCAtcacctgctgcctctgccaggggCTCAGCCGAGAGACGGCCAAGAGGCTCCGCTTCATCCCTGGCCTCATCTACGTTGATGGTAAagatcagctctgctgcccctttGCTGTCCACTCCCTGACCCActgccttcccctctgcccatcccctgctgcctgctgccagcccacagTTCCTCTGTGCCGTTCCAGGGCTGAGGGGTGCCCCCAAGCCTATCAAGGCTGTGGCACCCCGAGGTGTCCCTTTGCCCCAGGGACATGGTGGGTGTCCCCTCCTCGCCCTGCTGACAGTGGCTGCAGACGTGCCCACCTGCCTTTGCAGAGGGAGCAGTgcgcaggcagagcctggctcagcgCGAGAAGAACCTCGCCGACATGGAGACCCTGCTGCAGGCCACCGGCTTCCCCTACCACCTCGTGCACCTGGAGGAGGTACACAGACAATGAGGGGACACACTAGGTCGAAGGGGGCGCACTTACCAActcccagccccaccctggtgtctgtctgtgccccaCAGGCCCTGGAGCTGCCTGCATCTATCCTGCAGCCGGGGACGAGGGGTTCCCATGAGCCTGGTCCCTCCTACAAAGAAGCTGTGGAGGGCTTCATCCATGAGCAGCGGCAGGATGGGAACAGGGATGGTGGCACTTCACTGCCTGGCCCTGGCACCCAGGATGCACCCCTTGCCACCCCTCACTTGCCTACTGCTGTGCAAacccagaagctgctgcagctctttgaaGCTGTGGAGACAACAACAGcaagagaagagctgctgcagatgctgcGGTGAGGGACTGATCCTGCCCGTCTCTAGCACTGGGCACAAcacagtggctctgagctgtcaCCTTGTCCCACAGGACCCACCTCATCGTGCAGACAGCCCGGACCAGGGGCTACGCCAAGGTGATGACGGGCGAGACCTGCACCCGCGTGGCCATCAAGCTCCTCACCAACATGTCTCTGGGTCGTGGTGCTTTCGTTGCTGTCGACACggtgagcagccttccagcaccttgtCCCCAAGCTGGGGACAGCCATCTTCACCCAGGAGGGGTGGCCTGTGGGTTGGTAGTGGCACTGTCCCACGACAGCCACACTCTTGCAGGGCTTCGTGGACGACCGCCATGGCGACGTGCTGGTGGTGCGGCCCATGCGGGACTACACGGCCAAGGAGATCGCCTTCTACAACCACTTCTTCAACGTCCCCACCATTGCTGTGCCACCTCTCTTCACCAAGGTAGGGCCACCCCATGTACCCCGTGGAGGAGATCCCAACCTCCGTGTCCTCACAGCAGCCCGTCCCAGCCTTTCCCTTGCCCCCCCAGCGCCGGGAGAAGCCCAGCATCCGCCACTTGATAGAACACTTCCTCCTGGGGCTTCAGGACGACTTCCCCTCCACCATCAGCACTGTCTACCGGTATGGCACTCCGGGGTGAGGCCGCCAGGGGGGTGTGGAGGTGAATGGGCTGCATGCActcaacccccacccccacaacGCTGGGTGCAGGACAGGAGAGAAGCTGAGCCCAGATCCAGCCAAGGCGAGCTGCGAGGAGGagcgctgcctgctctgcctctgtgccctgGACATCGCTTGGGGTGAGTGAGTGGCACAGTGGTGGGCTCAGGGCAATTAGAAGCAGGGGCTGGCTGTGCACTCCCAAATCTCACCCTTGTCCTCTGGCTTCTCCAAGAGGAGGACTTGGCCCTGGACGCCACACTGATCCTGGAGGAGCCAGAGGAGAACGGGTGCTGCCAGGATGTCCCAGCAGCACGGTGAGCATCTGGACAAGGAGGGTGCTGTGCTGGCACCAGGAATGCCATGCTGGCACTGAGGCCACCacactggcaccactgatgaTCTCTTCCCCCAGTGCTGAGAGAAAAGCTGCCTTTATCCCACTGCTGTGCTATGGCTGCCGTCTCACCTTCAAAGAATTGGTAAGGCTTTTGGAGTGCAGTGGGGTGGAACTCCTTGGGGATGGAGGTCCTCATCCCCACCAC comes from the Pogoniulus pusillus isolate bPogPus1 chromosome 20, bPogPus1.pri, whole genome shotgun sequence genome and includes:
- the RNF166 gene encoding E3 ubiquitin-protein ligase RNF166 is translated as MFRSLLVAAAQRPQAPAGSPRSPLPPAGPATEALEAQFSCPICLEVFHRAVGIAGCGHTFCGECLQPCLQVPSPLCPLCRMPFDPKKVEKASSVEKQLSSYKAPCRGCSKKVTLAKMRSHVSSCAKVQEQMANCPKFVPVVPTSQPIPSNIPNRSTFVCPYCGTRNLDQQELVKHCMENHRNDPNRVVCPVCSAMPWGDPSYKSANFLQHLLHRHKFSYDTFVDYNIDEEAALQAALALSLSEN
- the CTU2 gene encoding cytoplasmic tRNA 2-thiolation protein 2; the encoded protein is MCEAAGADGGCGADGGCGADSAPPRRRRLPAGSPPQPCVKCKQGSASLIIRVGDPFCRDCFREYFVHKFRAMLGKNRIIFPGEQVLLALSGGAASSAMLRQVQEGLSRETAKRLRFIPGLIYVDEGAVRRQSLAQREKNLADMETLLQATGFPYHLVHLEEALELPASILQPGTRGSHEPGPSYKEAVEGFIHEQRQDGNRDGGTSLPGPGTQDAPLATPHLPTAVQTQKLLQLFEAVETTTAREELLQMLRTHLIVQTARTRGYAKVMTGETCTRVAIKLLTNMSLGRGAFVAVDTGFVDDRHGDVLVVRPMRDYTAKEIAFYNHFFNVPTIAVPPLFTKRREKPSIRHLIEHFLLGLQDDFPSTISTVYRTGEKLSPDPAKASCEEERCLLCLCALDIAWEEDLALDATLILEEPEENGCCQDVPAARAERKAAFIPLLCYGCRLTFKELGPLALLPPYIRAEGQRRIHRAEMVQQSQEALEDEEPGQS